The following coding sequences are from one Pseudomonas mendocina window:
- a CDS encoding DUF6691 family protein codes for MARFSAFVAGLLFGFGLLLAGMADPTKVLAFLDLAGNWDPSLALVMAGAIAVAMLPLKLADKRSRALLGGAMQLPTRRDLDARLIGGSLLFGVGWGIAGICPGPALTLLLAGHWQALLFVAAMLVGMLIFAALEGLRGRCSGGAR; via the coding sequence ATGGCCAGGTTCAGTGCATTCGTGGCTGGCTTGCTGTTCGGTTTCGGCTTGCTGTTGGCCGGTATGGCTGACCCGACCAAGGTGCTGGCTTTTCTCGATCTGGCTGGCAACTGGGATCCGTCCCTGGCGCTGGTTATGGCAGGTGCCATCGCTGTTGCAATGCTGCCGTTGAAGCTGGCGGACAAGCGTTCCCGGGCGTTGTTGGGCGGCGCCATGCAGTTGCCGACTCGCCGTGATCTGGATGCCCGGCTGATCGGTGGCAGCCTGCTGTTCGGTGTGGGTTGGGGTATCGCCGGTATCTGTCCGGGCCCTGCGCTCACCTTGTTGCTCGCTGGCCACTGGCAGGCGTTGTTGTTCGTGGCGGCGATGCTGGTGGGGATGCTGATCTTTGCCGCGCTGGAGGGCCTGCGCGGGCGTTGCTCTGGAGGTGCTCGATGA
- a CDS encoding YeeE/YedE family protein: MNVDWANFTPWSALAGGALIGLAVALFALANGRVAGISGLLGSVLQRGAEGRGEKALFLLGLLLAPLLWLAFADLPPVRFEGGTLSLVVAGLLVGLGTRYGSGCTSGHGVCGVSRLSPRSLVATLCFMASGFVTVFVLRNLLEG; encoded by the coding sequence ATGAACGTCGATTGGGCCAATTTCACACCTTGGAGCGCCCTGGCTGGTGGCGCGCTGATCGGTTTGGCGGTGGCGCTCTTTGCCCTGGCCAACGGCCGCGTCGCGGGTATCAGCGGCCTGCTGGGTAGTGTGTTGCAGCGCGGTGCCGAGGGGCGTGGCGAGAAAGCCCTGTTTCTCCTTGGCTTGTTGCTGGCGCCCTTGCTCTGGCTGGCGTTCGCCGACCTGCCGCCAGTGCGCTTCGAGGGCGGCACGTTGAGTCTGGTCGTCGCCGGACTGCTGGTGGGCCTTGGTACCCGTTATGGCTCTGGTTGCACCAGTGGTCATGGCGTGTGCGGCGTTTCTCGTCTTTCGCCACGCTCGCTGGTGGCCACGCTGTGTTTCATGGCCAGTGGCTTCGTCACGGTGTTCGTGCTGCGCAACCTGCTGGAGGGCTGA
- a CDS encoding metalloregulator ArsR/SmtB family transcription factor codes for MVDSLDIQQLRANADAAGQLLKALANPDRLLLLCQLSQGERNVSELEAQLGIQQPTLSQQLAVLRREGLVETRRDGKQIFYRISSPAALAVIETLYRLFCEGQQ; via the coding sequence ATGGTCGATTCCCTCGACATCCAGCAACTGCGTGCCAATGCCGATGCCGCCGGGCAGTTGCTCAAGGCGCTGGCCAATCCGGATCGTCTGCTGCTGCTTTGCCAGCTTTCCCAGGGTGAACGCAACGTCAGCGAGCTGGAGGCGCAGCTTGGTATTCAGCAGCCAACGCTGTCGCAGCAACTGGCCGTACTGAGGCGCGAAGGATTGGTCGAGACCCGGCGTGACGGCAAGCAGATCTTCTACCGCATCAGCAGTCCGGCCGCGCTCGCGGTGATCGAGACGCTGTATCGCCTGTTCTGCGAGGGGCAGCAATGA
- the gcvH gene encoding glycine cleavage system protein GcvH, which yields MSNIPADLRYAASHEWARLEADGSVTVGISDHAQEALGDVVFIELPEVGKQLSAGQEAGVVESVKAASDIYAPVGGEVIAINEALADSPESVNSDPYGSWFFKLKPSDASELDKLLDAAAYQAAADADS from the coding sequence ATGAGCAATATCCCCGCCGATCTGCGTTACGCCGCCAGCCATGAGTGGGCGCGTCTGGAGGCCGATGGCAGCGTGACCGTGGGCATTTCCGACCACGCTCAGGAAGCCCTCGGCGACGTGGTGTTCATCGAGCTGCCGGAAGTCGGCAAGCAACTGAGTGCTGGCCAGGAAGCCGGTGTGGTCGAGTCGGTTAAGGCTGCCTCGGATATCTATGCACCGGTTGGCGGTGAAGTGATCGCCATCAACGAAGCCTTGGCCGACAGCCCGGAAAGCGTCAACAGCGATCCCTACGGCAGCTGGTTCTTCAAGCTCAAGCCGAGCGATGCCAGCGAGCTGGATAAGCTGCTCGATGCCGCTGCCTATCAGGCTGCTGCCGACGCCGACTCCTGA